GGCTACCAGATTTCGGAAGCGATCCGACAGCATCAAGACCTTCGCGGCACGGCTGCGAAGAACACTGCAATCGAAATGCTTGACCTCGTCGGTATCCCGGAACCCGCGGCGCGTTACGATGAATATCCGCACCAGATGTCCGGCGGTATGAAACAACGCGTCATGATTGCGATGGCACTCTCTTGCCGTCCGGGGCTGCTCATCGCTGATGAACCCACAACCGCCCTGGATGTCACCATACAAGCACAGATCCTTGAACTCATCCAACGCCTCCAGCAAGAGTTACAGATGGCAGTGCTTTTGATTACACACGATTTAGGGGTTGTTGCCAACATAGCCGACCGCGTTGCCGTTATGTACGCTGGAAAGATTGCCGAGGTGGGCACTTGGGAGCAACTCTACGAGACACCGCAGCACCCCTATACGGTCAGACTTCTGGAATCGACACCGGCTCGCGATAAACGCGGCACGCAATTACATACGATTGCCGGAAGAGTTCCGAAAGCCACCGACTATAATGATGGCTGCCGATTCGCCGATCGCTGCCCTACAGTCATGGACGGGTGCGAAACCATTCCGCCAACATTACATACCGTTAACGCCAGTGAACACAACGTCGCCTGCCACCTCTACAACCCTGAACCGCCTTTCAGTGCTGTAAGGACCGGTGCTACAAAACTGGAACTTGAAACAGATAAGATAGGATATTCTGCGACAGACACATCGGACACACAACCGCA
The Candidatus Poribacteria bacterium DNA segment above includes these coding regions:
- a CDS encoding ATP-binding cassette domain-containing protein produces the protein MQEALLSVQNLKTYFRTPEGLARAVDGISFDIAPNEIFALVGESGCGKSVTALSVIQLVAQPAGFIAGGAIYYNGQDITRLPEVEKRKIQGNDIAMVFQEPMTSLNPVFTIGYQISEAIRQHQDLRGTAAKNTAIEMLDLVGIPEPAARYDEYPHQMSGGMKQRVMIAMALSCRPGLLIADEPTTALDVTIQAQILELIQRLQQELQMAVLLITHDLGVVANIADRVAVMYAGKIAEVGTWEQLYETPQHPYTVRLLESTPARDKRGTQLHTIAGRVPKATDYNDGCRFADRCPTVMDGCETIPPTLHTVNASEHNVACHLYNPEPPFSAVRTGATKLELETDKIGYSATDTSDTQPQLQVKNLCVHYPIQKGIFKRTVGYVYAVDDVTLDIPRGKTLAL